One Prunus dulcis chromosome 7, ALMONDv2, whole genome shotgun sequence DNA segment encodes these proteins:
- the LOC117634625 gene encoding GATA transcription factor 21 has translation MAPPSPFLELSGDGGDHDHQYHHLFNLEPQTSFSSSSLSSPIFLNPSQAQAPSGHYREPQNFQFQLLEADHHNIVSYGGSCDHDPQTLENESGSGTVLKLSISKNGAGRNGNPSTDKWMSSKMRMMKKMTNPDQTSSSCTSSDDKPVAMKLSISHKSEEQKPQHPDMISCSNKSSNNMNNNVPIIRVCSDCNTTKTPLWRSGPRGPKSLCNACGIRQRKARRAMAAAAAAASGTTLAAAPSMKSTSKAQHKDNKPRVASTVPFKKRPYNKLSSTPPSKGRPPKKLCFEDFAISMNNNLSSSATTTTTTTSLQRVFPQDEKEAAILLMALSCGLVHG, from the exons ATGGCTCCACCTTCCCCTTTTCTTGAGCTCAGTGGAGATGGTGGAGATCATGATCATCAATACCACCATCTCTTCAATCTAGAACCTCaaacttctttctcttcttcctctctttccaGCCCCATATTCTTAAATCCATCTCAAGCCCAAGCACCATCCGGTCACTATAGAGAACCACAAAACTTTCAATTCCAACTCCTAGAG GCTGATCATCATAACATTGTCTCGTATGGCGGATCATGTGATCACGACCCTCAAACCCTCGAAAACGAAAGTGGCAGTGGTACTGTTCTGAAATTAAGCATTTCCAAGAATGGAGCTGGCAGAAATGGAAATCCAAGTACTGATAAGTGGATGTCTTCAaagatgaggatgatgaagaagatgacaaACCCGGATCAAACGTCGAGCAGCTGTACATCCAGCGATGATAAACCAGTTGCAATGAAGTTATCAATATCACACAAGTCTGAAGAGCAGAAGCCGCAGCATCCTGACATGATCAGCTGCAGCAACAAATCATCAAACAACATGAACAACAACGTCCCAATTATTAGGGTTTGCTCTGATTGCAACACTACTAAGACACCTCTATGGAGGAGCGGACCAAGAGGCCCCAAG TCACTTTGCAACGCCTGTGGAATTCGGCAAAGGAAGGCAAGGCGGGCCATGGCTGCTGCTGCAGCGGCAGCAAGCGGCACAACCCTGGCTGCTGCGCCATCTATGAAGAGTACTAGTAAGGCGCAACACAAAGACAATAAACCAAGAGTTGCTTCTACTGTCCCGTTCAAGAAAAGGCCGTACAATAAACTCAGCTCAACCCCACCATCAAAAGGCAGACCACCAAAGAAGCTTTGTTTTGAGGATTTCGCAATAAGCATGAACAATAACCTTTCATCATCtgccactaccaccaccaccactactaGCCTTCAACGAGTTTTCCCACAAGACGAGAAGGAAGCTGCGATCCTGCTCATGGCTCTATCTTGTGGACTTGTTCATGGTTGA
- the LOC117634980 gene encoding uncharacterized protein LOC117634980 isoform X1: MPGTILVSVLEFMDLPSSSSSSSISIKVSMGKRECQTWDKGDFTFPLTTLRDNLVVLLQDAEGNEILDAGVETKSIVEKGLWDAFFPLKGGGLVHMKLQFVLNEEERIRIRLMRESALKKKLGEFIYSNPSSVQITPGAGTNLASSLCLPNEISDRNEETSSGITLHQRVDLPLTESCQGKLVEETEAQPLPANVPAKAKYASESSKLLRSSQSMVRVISLPNLQEDKPHNLEKQGPIQKTPSNVKKMISTFESGSAEDMRPCIKPPPKEVQSNSIKAGAPLKFHNLKEDKKVDTETAKSILEGVLKSFSSGDLLLDSTSGDKSGEQINLLGASDGTKSPHPTGIKNKVKQLHVHQEVGIKKNFFHEDFITTSTFKTVQVSEKILSKHRHQPNNTRHGRRNSGSNPVIEESRLEISSTNISQIIDIQEASTSADVCTSVVNYEDRHIPYESSGAWIFPDEAIRFCITTSGKKFMDLLGGCREKPNIQQGRMNVSLPENSEEQNVKNHRPRKSKVDHPEEAETSGGKVGQAIKVAIMIGFGTLVLLTRQR, translated from the exons ATGCCAGGAACCATCCTAGTTTCAG TTCTTGAATTCATGGACCttccatcttcatcatcttcttcctcaataTCCATAAAGG TTTCAATGGGGAAAAGAGAGTGCCAAACTTGGGACAAGGGAGACTTCACCTT CCCATTGACGACCCTTCGTGACAATTTGGTTGTTCTTCTTCAAGATGCCGAGGGAAATGAGATATTAGACGCAG GTGTTGAGACCAAGTCCATAGTCGAGAAGGGTCTTTGGGACGCCTTCTTTCCCCTCAAAGGAGGTGGGTTGGTGCATATGAAGTTACAGTTTGTACTCAACGAAGAAGAGCGCATCCGAATCCGTTTGATG AGAGAATCTGcactaaaaaagaaacttgGGGAGTTTATCTATAGCAACCCCAGTAGTGTGCAAATTACTCCTGGTGCTGGGACAAATCTTGCATCATCTTTGTGCCTTCCCAATGAGATCTCAG ATAGAAATGAGGAGACTTCATCAGGCATTACTCTGCATCAGAGGGTTGACCTCCCTCTGACTGAATCATGTCAAGGGAAATTAGTTGAGGAGACTGAGGCACAGCCACTTCCTGCTAATGTTCCAGCCAAGGCCAAATATGCTAGTGAATCTTCAAAACTATTAAGAAGCTCACAGTCCATGGTTCGAGTAATAAGTCTTCCTAATCTTCAGGAAGATAAGCCTCATAACCTTGAGAAGCAGGGTCCAATCCAGAAAACTCCTAGCAatgtaaagaaaatgataagCACCTTCGAAAGTGGTTCAGCTGAG GATATGAGGCCTTGCATCAAACCGCCACCAAAAGAAGTTCAATCGAACAGTATTAAAGCAGGAGCTCCCCTGAAATTccataatttaaaagaagacAAGAAAGTGGATACAGAAACTGCAAAGTCAATATTAGAAGGGGTTTTGAAGTCCTTTTCTTCAGGGGACTTGCTACTTGACTCAACATCTGGTGATAaaagtggtgagcaaattAATTTACTTGGAGCTTCAGATGGGACTAAATCACCACATCCCACTgggataaaaaataaagtcaaACAATTGCATGTACATCAAGAAGTTGgcataaagaaaaacttctTCCACGAAGATTTCATTACAACATCAACATTTAAAACAGTTCAAGTTTCAGAGAAGATTCTTAGCAAGCATAGGCACCAACCAAATAATACGCGCCATGGAAGGCGAAATTCTGGTAGTAATCCAGTTATAGAGGAGAGTCGACTAGAAATTTCTTCCACAAATATTTCTCAAATCATCGACATTCAAGAAGCTTCAACTAGTGCCGATGTGTGTACATCAGTAGTAAACTATGAAGATAGGCACATTCCCTATGAGAGCTCTGGTGCCTGGATATTCCCAGATGAAGCAATACGTTTCTGCATAACAACTAGTGGTAAAAAGTTCATGGATTTACTAGGAGGTTGCAGAGAGAAGCCAAACATCCAGCAAGGAAGGATGAATGTATCTCTACCAGAAAATTCAGAAGAG CAGAATGTGAAGAATCACAGACCAAGAAAATCGAAGGTTGATCATCCAGAGGAAGCTGAAACTTCCGGAGGGAAAGTTGGACAG GCAATAAAAGTTGCAATCATGATTGGCTTCGGCACACTAGTTCTCCTTACAAGACAAAGATAA
- the LOC117634980 gene encoding uncharacterized protein LOC117634980 isoform X2, which yields MPGTILVSVLEFMDLPSSSSSSSISIKVSMGKRECQTWDKGDFTFPLTTLRDNLVVLLQDAEGNEILDAGVETKSIVEKGLWDAFFPLKGGGLVHMKLQFVLNEEERIRIRLMRESALKKKLGEFIYSNPSSVQITPGAGTNLASSLCLPNEISDRNEETSSGITLHQRVDLPLTESCQGKLVEETEAQPLPANVPAKAKYASESSKLLRSSQSMVRVISLPNLQEDKPHNLEKQGPIQKTPSNVKKMISTFESGSAEDMRPCIKPPPKEVQSNSIKAGAPLKFHNLKEDKKVDTETAKSILEGVLKSFSSGDLLLDSTSGDKSGEQINLLGASDGTKSPHPTGIKNKVKQLHVHQEVGIKKNFFHEDFITTSTFKTVQVSEKILSKHRHQPNNTRHGRRNSGSNPVIEESRLEISSTNISQIIDIQEASTSADVCTSVVNYEDRHIPYESSGAWIFPDEAIRFCITTSGKKFMDLLGGCREKPNIQQGRMNVSLPENSEENVKNHRPRKSKVDHPEEAETSGGKVGQAIKVAIMIGFGTLVLLTRQR from the exons ATGCCAGGAACCATCCTAGTTTCAG TTCTTGAATTCATGGACCttccatcttcatcatcttcttcctcaataTCCATAAAGG TTTCAATGGGGAAAAGAGAGTGCCAAACTTGGGACAAGGGAGACTTCACCTT CCCATTGACGACCCTTCGTGACAATTTGGTTGTTCTTCTTCAAGATGCCGAGGGAAATGAGATATTAGACGCAG GTGTTGAGACCAAGTCCATAGTCGAGAAGGGTCTTTGGGACGCCTTCTTTCCCCTCAAAGGAGGTGGGTTGGTGCATATGAAGTTACAGTTTGTACTCAACGAAGAAGAGCGCATCCGAATCCGTTTGATG AGAGAATCTGcactaaaaaagaaacttgGGGAGTTTATCTATAGCAACCCCAGTAGTGTGCAAATTACTCCTGGTGCTGGGACAAATCTTGCATCATCTTTGTGCCTTCCCAATGAGATCTCAG ATAGAAATGAGGAGACTTCATCAGGCATTACTCTGCATCAGAGGGTTGACCTCCCTCTGACTGAATCATGTCAAGGGAAATTAGTTGAGGAGACTGAGGCACAGCCACTTCCTGCTAATGTTCCAGCCAAGGCCAAATATGCTAGTGAATCTTCAAAACTATTAAGAAGCTCACAGTCCATGGTTCGAGTAATAAGTCTTCCTAATCTTCAGGAAGATAAGCCTCATAACCTTGAGAAGCAGGGTCCAATCCAGAAAACTCCTAGCAatgtaaagaaaatgataagCACCTTCGAAAGTGGTTCAGCTGAG GATATGAGGCCTTGCATCAAACCGCCACCAAAAGAAGTTCAATCGAACAGTATTAAAGCAGGAGCTCCCCTGAAATTccataatttaaaagaagacAAGAAAGTGGATACAGAAACTGCAAAGTCAATATTAGAAGGGGTTTTGAAGTCCTTTTCTTCAGGGGACTTGCTACTTGACTCAACATCTGGTGATAaaagtggtgagcaaattAATTTACTTGGAGCTTCAGATGGGACTAAATCACCACATCCCACTgggataaaaaataaagtcaaACAATTGCATGTACATCAAGAAGTTGgcataaagaaaaacttctTCCACGAAGATTTCATTACAACATCAACATTTAAAACAGTTCAAGTTTCAGAGAAGATTCTTAGCAAGCATAGGCACCAACCAAATAATACGCGCCATGGAAGGCGAAATTCTGGTAGTAATCCAGTTATAGAGGAGAGTCGACTAGAAATTTCTTCCACAAATATTTCTCAAATCATCGACATTCAAGAAGCTTCAACTAGTGCCGATGTGTGTACATCAGTAGTAAACTATGAAGATAGGCACATTCCCTATGAGAGCTCTGGTGCCTGGATATTCCCAGATGAAGCAATACGTTTCTGCATAACAACTAGTGGTAAAAAGTTCATGGATTTACTAGGAGGTTGCAGAGAGAAGCCAAACATCCAGCAAGGAAGGATGAATGTATCTCTACCAGAAAATTCAGAAGAG AATGTGAAGAATCACAGACCAAGAAAATCGAAGGTTGATCATCCAGAGGAAGCTGAAACTTCCGGAGGGAAAGTTGGACAG GCAATAAAAGTTGCAATCATGATTGGCTTCGGCACACTAGTTCTCCTTACAAGACAAAGATAA
- the LOC117635960 gene encoding auxin-induced in root cultures protein 12-like, producing the protein MASSLLLLVSVSWFSSFLALLVSPAQADTCTSQVFNNSNLYSSCTDLPVLSSYLHWTYDTSNSSLSIAFISTPPQSDGWVAWGINPTSTKMAGAQILLAYNTDSGIPTVKTFNISAYTSLVPGKLSFDIWDISSEFSDGTFKIFASVKVPKNKKSVNQVWQVGPAVNQTSGFPDKHDIVGPNLESFQTLSLAARPITGTTINPTTPSTSSSGGGGGGGGSGGGRGIAGGALRIGSGGNVVLFSVLAALIAF; encoded by the exons atggcttcctctcttcttcttcttgtgtcAGTTTCATGGTTCTCTTCCTTCCTGGCTCTGCTAGTCTCACCCGCACAAGCAGACACCTGCACCTCACAGGTATTCAATAACAGCAATCTCTACTCCAGCTGCACCGACCTCCCCGTCCTCAGCTCCTACCTCCACTGGACCTACGATACCTCCAACTCCTCTCTGTCCATCGCCTTCATCTCTACACCCCCCCAATCTGACGGCTGGGTAGCGTGGGGCATCAACCCCACCTCCACCAAGATGGCTGGGGCACAGATACTCTTGGCCTACAACACAGATAGTGGGATCCCAACCGTCAAAACCTTCAACATCAGCGCATACACCTCCTTGGTACCGGGAAAACTCTCGTTTGATATCTGGGACATCAGCTCCGAGTTCTCCGACGGAACGTTCAAGATCTTCGCCTCCGTTAAGGTTCCCAAAAACAAGAAGTCCGTGAACCAAGTCTGGCAGGTGGGTCCCGCGGTCAACCAAACCTCTGGTTTCCCCGACAAACATGACATCGTCGGCCCCAACCTCGAGTCCTTTCAGACCTTGTCCTTGGCAGCTAGGCCCATTACGGGCACTACCATTAATCCCACTACACCTAGCACTAGCA gtagtggtggtggtggtggtggtggtggtagtggtggtggtcgtGGTATTGCAGGAGGGGCTTTGAGGATTGGGAGTGGAGGAAACGTGGTTTTGTTCTCTGTTCTTGCAGCTCTCATTGCTTTCTAA
- the LOC117635505 gene encoding cyclic nucleotide-gated ion channel 1-like — protein sequence MSKPVKDVSIELSELEQIAQWPELELEQSTSTCAKLTEPEVDRSISVTKKWIELKEAVVLRGRHHRSKWDMTFAISSAFAVFIDPLISYAPVLIDDSTCYYWDHRLMWTFFALRSAADLFYATDIFVFLSRSRAEPFGTSWTRIIGGPHTKICKMLNGKKTLRFLRILPRICAALPILQAIILSGKYTSVDNNEFFYLIPIQYTLRAIRLYRRLNRSSNIETTVRRLRKAVLDFLPFILAAHLFGALWYIFAVDRKIGCWQEHVCKFDGICGREALDYFFYCSSSTPANNMKFNSSLLQKSCAVQLSENVSTLPFDFGIYLYALQSDMTRSRGLPVKMLQCLWWGLRNLSSFGSNLQTSFFMDEIIFSILISISGLALFLVYLNARVQGSQKILDQLHLREKMQRIYPQIITQMRIMCRLRLDSLKEVPMLKSIDEKMLQAISEHLKPVIYGEDIYIIREGEPLRKMLFITQGTALTYTTIKGGTNVCKCLEKSDFYGEELLNWAFKFGSFSELPISPTTVVSQTKVEAFSIRANHLKSVVAQFWWRFQKELPRSQLEHFSASCLQKYWRHHIKLTKKTGSKEKRE from the exons ATGAGCAAACCGGTTAAAGATGTATCAATTGAGTTGAG TGAACTAGAACAGATTGCACAATGGCCAGAACTAGAATTAGAACAGAGTACAAGTACTTGTGCAAAATTGACAGAACCAGAAGTAGATCGCAGTATAAGTGTTACTAAGAAATGGATAGAATTGAAGGAAGCTGTTGTTTTACGCGGTCGTCATCACCGTTCAAAATGGGATATGACCTTCGCAATATCATCTGCATTTGCTGTGTTCATTGATCCCTTGATCTCTTACGCTCCCGTCCTCATCGATGATAGCACGTGCTACTATTGGGACCACAGGTTGATGTGGACATTTTTCGCCTTACGATCAGCCGCAGATCTATTTTATGCAACggacatttttgttttcctaagTCGAAGTCGCGCTGAGCCATTTGGGACCTCCTGGACAAGAATTATTGGCGGTCCTCATacaaaaatttgtaaaatgtTGAATGGCAAGAAAACACTTAGGTTTTTACGCATTCTGCCTCGCATTTGCGCTGCTCTTCCCATTCTACAG GCAATAATACTCAGTGGAAAATATACATCCGTTGATAACAATGAGTTTTTTTATCTAATTCCAATCCAATATACCCTACGAGCTATTAGGCTCTACCGACGGCTCAATCGGAGTTCTAACATAGAGACTACAGTAAGAAGATTGCGTAAAGCTGTTTTGGACTTCCTTCCCTTCATCCTTGCTGCTCAT CTATTCGGAGCCTTGTGGTACATTTTTGCTGTGGATCGAAAGATAGGTTGTTGGCAGGAGCACGTCTGTAAATTTGATGGTATATGTGGTCGAGAAGCACTTGATTATTTCTTCTATTGCAGTAGTTCCACTCCAGCAAACAATATGAAGTTCAATAGCTCCCTTTTACAAAAGTCATGCGCTGTACAACTTTCAGAAAATGTATCGACTTTACCTTTCGATTTTGGTATATATCTATACGCTCTCCAATCTGACATGACAAGGTCAAGAGGTCTTCCAGTGAAGATGTTGCAATGTCTTTGGTGGGGCCTGCGAAATCTGAG tTCTTTTGGTTCAAACCTCCAGACCAGTTTCTTTATGGACGAAATCATCTTTTCAATTCTGATATCTATAAGTGGCTTGGCACTGTTTTTAGTATATCTCAATGCAAGGGTGCAg GGGTCGCAAAAAATATTAGATCAGCTCCACTTAAGAGAGAAGATGCAAAGGATATATCCACAGATAATAACTCAAATGCGTATTATGTGCCGTCTCCGCTTGGATTCACTAAAGGAG GTGCCGATGCTTAAAAGTATAGATGAGAAAATGTTACAAGCAATCAGCGAGCATCTTAAGCCGGTAATTTATGGGGAGGATATTTATATCATTCGAGAGGGGGAACCACTTCGAAAGATGCTTTTCATCACGCAAGGCACTGCTTTGACCTACACAACCATTAAGGGTGGAACAAATGTTTGCAAGTGCCTTGAGAAAAGTGACTTTTATGGAGAAGAACTTCTAAATTGGGCGTTCAAATTCGGCTCATTTTCTGAGTTACCTATCTCCCCTACGACTGTTGTATCCCAAACAAAAGTTGAAGCGTTTTCTATTAGGGCCAACCACTTGAAGTCTGTTGTCGCTCAATTTTGGTGGCGTTTTCAAAAGGAACTTCCTCGTTCTCAGTTGGAGCATTTCTCAGCTTCTTGCTTACAGAAATACTGGCGTCATCACATTAAATTAACTAAAAAGACAGGATctaaagaaaagagagaataa